A single Polyodon spathula isolate WHYD16114869_AA chromosome 6, ASM1765450v1, whole genome shotgun sequence DNA region contains:
- the LOC121316871 gene encoding cystatin-F-like, which yields METGTRVLLLIAFGCVASSNVLLQMHKLDIVDNSGAAKPVSKNDSGVQAAVKTATYEFNNRSNDIFLFKASAIDDAKVQVVKGIKYILEVKIARTVCRKKGHPDLENCNFQPDGKLKQIFKCHFEVWAIPWLYWMKTTVLLCQ from the exons ATGGAGACTGGTACAAGGGTTCttcttttaattgcatttggttGTGTTGCTTCTTCCAATG TACTTCTCCAAATGCACAAGCTTGATATTGTTGATAACTCTGGAGCTGCTAAGCCTGTCAGTAAAAATGATTCAGGAGTTCAGGCAGCAGTGAAGACGGCCACCTATGAATTTAACAACAGATCAAATGACATATTCCTTTTTAAAGCATCTGCTATTGATGATGCAAAGGTTCAG GTTGTTAAAGGAATAAAGTACATCCTCGAAGTGAAGATCGCACGTACTGTGTGTCGCAAAAAAGGGCACCCTGACCTGGAAAACTGTAACTTTCAACCAGATGGGAAACTAAAGCAG atattcaaatgccattttgagGTCTGGGCCATTCCTTGGTTGTACTGGATGAAAACCACTGTTCTCCTCTGTCAGTAG